A genomic region of Dickeya solani IPO 2222 contains the following coding sequences:
- a CDS encoding non-ribosomal peptide synthetase, with amino-acid sequence MQETFFQHPASLAQKRLWLLQQLEPQSANYHIPTLLELTGPVDRAALQQSVDWLVARHESFRTDFAFEQDVLWQRCHQHYTLPVNWVDVSDCDEAQQQQRVAAERDNNIDLHQGPLARITLFYCGEQRYLLLMVLHHIISDGWSAGIISRELAEGYNAARRGEVLTRPELDIQYIDYTAWQQEEMEQESYRQSLRWWTERLRGIEPVAFPTDHARPARISTHGKTYGFRLPGELSRKLAQLARQRNNTLYSTLLSAFYLLLHRYSGQTDLVIGTPVAGRSQMALENVVGFFVNTLVYRIDLDPAQRFDQLQQQVFETVLAGLEHQQVSFDRLVEAINPPRDLSYSPLFQIMFSFDEYEQSQWRFDGIDSQPRITLGDHAKYDLTLSMEKQGDELLGAFEYSTDLFDDDTIARLSRNFTFLLSEIVAQPEATLRAYQCVTPEEKALLLNDWQRERASHPVTTTLHQQFEQQAARRPQAVALSGENGLRVSYRQLNQRANQLAHYLLKMKAQPGEHPSRVGICLERDDNTLVAILAILKAGMTYVPIDSSHAQARIHYYVQDAGLNWVIGGEPFRHLFAGCDADFISLDNEAGLIATMPETNPEVAVRPDCLAYIIYTSGSTGNPKGVEIPHANVLRLFSASERHFTFSEADVWTLFHSCAFDFSVWEIWGALLYGARLSVVPYWVTRTPARFRQWLDDERVTVLNQTPSALYQLIAADGQTPGRCDSLRYIVLGGEALEPASLRAWFAKYGDDQPDIINMYGITETTVHVTWRKITQADAQQGGKSPIGVALDDLRIYLLDAQQNLVPLGATGEMYVGGAGVARGYLHRPALTAERFIPLQAIFPQDALPPDQRGERVYRSGDLARFHADGSLEYLGRSDHQVKIRGFRIELGEIETTLKRLPHVEQAIVLAQRDQQQQARLVAYVVCDESCTTEILRAGLKETLPDYMLPSVFYFLETLPLTTNGKIDRAALLALQQDRPQLASEFVAARTDVERQLVGLWRQALQLDAIGVHDNFFALGGDSLRGVQLVGRANDLDWNLSLVDLFQHQTIAELATLIEQTLSGQRGGVARTEPFSLISEQDRARLPEEVVDAYPLSRMQAGMFYHMQLTPDANVYHCTGTSHLRLSQPFDQQAFRQSVQEAVARHDVLRTAFDLENYSQPLQLVLRHAELPIVFEDVRHLSADEQEARIKALLEAERVTPFDLLKPTLLRFFISLRDDTSFQFTLTECHPVYDGWSYHSLIVEIFNRYAALIGVKDWQPDAKTGIEYRDFIAQEQRLINDPAQQQWWQEKLADCTLLKLPRKAGAQGYADVPPRLRSISLTLDAEVYKGIRRLMATLAVPMKSVLLSAHLKVMSLFSGENDVLTGIPTNGRPEAKGGDQLCGLFLNILPFRQHLTDNSWGAFIRQTFANESGMMPYRSFPLADIQRQFGPQPLLDEVLFNYMDFHVYERLLPELGFEVASNLNSDEVHEGTHFALNVHFQHYTLTSSLVSNQVSIQLDYNENLLSHEQVRHMADCYRAVFRAMVSDEQAIHTRQSFLTDAQRAQVAAFSHGKPGYQGTDTLASLFAEQTARQPDATAVILDDRRLSYRQLDGHTTQLAHWLARHGVKKGDRVGLWLGRSIELVAAILALTKLEAVYVPLNKEDPVVRRHEQLLDANCVLMLARQGDEAQVQQTPVPVLYLGEQGPWLSMPHTALPVSADNALPAYVMYTSGSTGKAKGVLIGQRGILRLVREVDYVELEPYQRFLMLAAVSFDASTLEMWGPLLNGGAIVIYPHDGVDIPRLSQLIQRHEVECLFLTTSLFNLLVDEQPQALQGVRQLLSGGEAMSASHAARIQALYPQLELVNGYGPTENTTFTTCYRYRANAVNDAQGIPIGRPNPGNEVLILDRFMQPVPVGTPGELYIGGDGLALDYLNQRELYDRLFVAHPQQPDRRLYKTGDLGRWLEDGNIEYLGRLDNQNKIRGYRIELGEIESVLCQHPDIERAAAVVVSDGPKKQIIACVVRLADSQLDSHALRTFLLERLPRYMVPGRFNFVDSLPLTMNGKLDVASLKQSLQAPVTLKPQSDPLVGTIQAVWAEVLSIPLPDQQENFFDLGGDSLLLARVHLKLVASGFPQLSVLDLLNFTTIEQLVQHIRGNKALAQTQDRQQVESSIQEGRRRLSALQAKRSMG; translated from the coding sequence ATGCAAGAGACCTTTTTTCAACACCCTGCATCTTTGGCGCAGAAGAGATTATGGTTACTTCAACAACTGGAACCGCAATCGGCCAACTACCATATTCCGACCTTACTGGAATTGACCGGGCCGGTGGACAGGGCGGCGCTGCAACAATCGGTTGATTGGCTGGTGGCGCGCCATGAGTCATTCCGTACCGATTTCGCCTTTGAACAGGACGTCTTGTGGCAGCGTTGCCATCAGCACTACACGCTGCCGGTCAACTGGGTGGACGTGTCGGATTGCGATGAGGCGCAGCAACAACAGCGGGTGGCCGCCGAGCGGGACAACAATATCGACCTGCATCAGGGGCCGCTGGCGCGCATTACGCTGTTTTATTGCGGCGAACAGCGCTATCTGTTGCTGATGGTGCTGCACCATATCATCTCCGACGGCTGGTCGGCGGGCATCATCAGCCGGGAGCTGGCGGAGGGCTACAACGCCGCCCGCCGCGGCGAGGTCCTGACCCGCCCGGAGCTGGATATCCAGTACATCGATTACACCGCCTGGCAACAGGAGGAGATGGAACAGGAGAGCTATCGGCAGTCGCTGCGTTGGTGGACGGAACGGCTGCGCGGTATTGAGCCGGTTGCCTTTCCCACCGACCATGCACGCCCGGCGCGCATCAGTACCCACGGCAAAACCTATGGCTTTCGTCTGCCCGGTGAACTGAGCCGAAAACTGGCGCAGCTGGCGCGCCAGCGCAACAACACGCTCTATTCCACCCTGCTCAGTGCGTTTTATCTGTTGCTGCACCGCTACAGCGGCCAGACCGATCTGGTCATCGGCACGCCGGTCGCCGGTCGCAGCCAGATGGCGCTGGAAAACGTGGTGGGTTTTTTCGTCAATACGCTGGTCTACCGCATTGACCTTGATCCGGCGCAGCGTTTCGACCAATTGCAACAGCAGGTATTCGAGACGGTGCTGGCCGGGCTGGAGCACCAGCAGGTGAGCTTCGACCGGCTGGTGGAGGCGATCAACCCGCCGCGTGACCTCAGCTATTCGCCGCTGTTTCAGATCATGTTCTCGTTCGACGAATACGAGCAAAGCCAGTGGCGGTTTGACGGCATCGACAGCCAGCCGCGGATAACACTGGGCGACCATGCCAAATACGACCTGACGTTATCAATGGAAAAACAGGGTGATGAATTGCTGGGTGCCTTCGAGTACAGCACCGACCTGTTTGACGACGACACCATCGCGCGCCTCAGCCGTAATTTCACCTTCCTGCTGTCGGAGATCGTCGCGCAGCCAGAAGCGACGCTGCGCGCCTACCAGTGCGTGACGCCGGAGGAAAAGGCGCTGCTGTTGAATGACTGGCAACGCGAGCGCGCCAGCCACCCGGTCACCACCACGTTGCACCAGCAGTTCGAACAGCAGGCGGCGCGACGCCCGCAGGCGGTGGCGCTCAGTGGCGAAAACGGCTTGCGCGTCAGTTACCGGCAACTTAACCAGCGCGCCAACCAACTGGCCCACTATCTGCTGAAGATGAAAGCCCAGCCGGGGGAGCACCCGTCGCGGGTCGGCATCTGTCTGGAGCGCGACGACAACACGCTGGTGGCGATTCTGGCTATCCTCAAGGCGGGCATGACCTACGTGCCGATCGACAGCAGCCATGCTCAGGCGCGTATTCATTACTACGTGCAGGACGCCGGGCTGAACTGGGTGATTGGCGGGGAGCCGTTCCGTCATCTGTTCGCCGGTTGCGACGCCGATTTCATCAGCCTCGACAACGAAGCCGGGCTGATTGCCACCATGCCGGAAACCAACCCGGAAGTCGCCGTCAGGCCGGACTGCCTGGCGTATATCATTTACACCTCCGGCTCCACCGGCAATCCGAAAGGGGTGGAGATCCCGCATGCGAACGTGCTGAGGCTGTTCAGCGCCAGTGAACGCCACTTCACGTTCAGTGAAGCGGATGTGTGGACGTTATTTCACTCCTGCGCGTTCGACTTTTCGGTGTGGGAAATCTGGGGCGCGCTGCTGTATGGCGCCCGGCTGAGCGTGGTGCCCTATTGGGTGACCCGCACGCCGGCGCGTTTTCGCCAGTGGCTGGACGATGAGCGCGTCACGGTGCTCAACCAGACGCCGTCCGCGCTGTATCAACTGATTGCCGCCGACGGCCAGACGCCGGGGCGATGCGATAGCCTGCGCTACATCGTGCTGGGGGGCGAGGCGCTGGAGCCGGCGTCGCTGCGGGCGTGGTTCGCCAAATACGGCGACGACCAGCCGGACATCATCAACATGTACGGCATTACCGAAACTACGGTGCACGTCACCTGGCGTAAAATCACCCAGGCCGATGCGCAACAGGGCGGCAAAAGCCCGATCGGCGTGGCGCTGGATGACCTGCGCATCTATCTGCTGGACGCCCAGCAGAACCTGGTGCCGCTCGGGGCGACTGGCGAAATGTACGTAGGCGGCGCTGGGGTGGCCAGAGGCTATCTGCACCGGCCGGCGCTGACCGCGGAGCGTTTTATCCCGCTACAGGCTATTTTCCCGCAAGACGCTTTACCGCCTGACCAACGCGGCGAACGGGTCTACCGCAGCGGCGATCTGGCGCGTTTTCATGCCGACGGTTCGCTGGAATACCTCGGTCGTAGCGACCATCAGGTGAAAATTCGTGGTTTTCGCATCGAACTGGGGGAAATCGAAACCACCCTCAAACGGCTGCCGCACGTGGAACAGGCGATCGTGCTGGCGCAGCGCGACCAACAGCAGCAGGCGCGGCTGGTGGCGTACGTGGTTTGCGACGAGTCGTGCACCACCGAAATACTGCGCGCCGGATTGAAAGAAACGCTGCCGGACTACATGCTGCCGTCGGTGTTTTACTTCCTGGAGACGTTGCCGCTGACCACCAACGGTAAAATCGACCGGGCGGCGCTGCTGGCGCTGCAACAAGACCGGCCGCAGCTCGCCAGTGAATTCGTGGCGGCGCGTACCGATGTGGAACGTCAACTGGTCGGCCTGTGGCGTCAGGCGCTGCAACTCGACGCCATCGGCGTGCATGACAATTTCTTCGCGCTGGGGGGCGATTCGCTGCGCGGGGTGCAACTGGTGGGGCGCGCCAACGACCTGGACTGGAACCTGTCGCTGGTGGATCTGTTCCAGCATCAAACCATCGCCGAACTGGCGACGCTGATTGAGCAGACGCTGTCCGGGCAGCGCGGCGGCGTCGCGCGCACCGAACCGTTCAGCCTGATCTCGGAACAGGACCGGGCGCGTCTGCCGGAGGAGGTGGTGGACGCCTATCCGCTGAGCCGTATGCAGGCGGGGATGTTCTACCACATGCAGCTGACGCCGGACGCCAACGTCTACCATTGCACCGGCACCTCGCATCTGCGGCTGTCGCAGCCGTTCGACCAGCAGGCGTTCCGCCAGTCGGTGCAGGAGGCGGTGGCGCGCCATGACGTGCTGCGCACCGCGTTCGATCTGGAAAATTACAGCCAGCCGCTGCAACTGGTGCTGCGGCATGCCGAATTGCCGATCGTGTTTGAAGATGTGCGCCACCTCAGCGCCGACGAACAGGAAGCCCGCATCAAGGCGCTGCTGGAAGCGGAGCGGGTCACGCCGTTCGACCTGCTCAAACCGACGCTGCTGCGTTTCTTCATCTCTCTGCGCGACGACACCAGTTTCCAGTTCACGCTCACCGAGTGTCACCCGGTGTACGACGGCTGGAGCTACCATTCGCTGATCGTCGAGATCTTTAACCGCTATGCGGCGCTGATTGGGGTTAAAGACTGGCAGCCGGACGCGAAAACCGGCATCGAATACCGCGACTTTATCGCGCAGGAACAGCGGCTGATCAACGACCCGGCCCAACAACAGTGGTGGCAAGAGAAGCTGGCGGACTGCACCTTGCTGAAACTGCCGCGTAAGGCGGGCGCTCAGGGGTACGCTGACGTGCCGCCGCGCCTGCGTTCGATATCGCTGACGCTGGACGCGGAGGTCTATAAAGGCATCCGCCGGTTGATGGCGACCCTCGCAGTACCGATGAAAAGCGTGCTGCTGAGCGCTCACCTCAAGGTGATGAGCCTGTTCAGCGGCGAAAACGACGTATTGACCGGTATCCCCACCAACGGCCGTCCGGAGGCCAAAGGCGGCGATCAGCTCTGCGGCCTGTTCCTCAACATTCTGCCGTTCCGGCAGCACTTAACCGACAACAGCTGGGGGGCGTTTATCCGCCAGACCTTCGCCAACGAGAGCGGCATGATGCCGTACCGCAGTTTCCCGCTGGCGGACATCCAGCGGCAATTCGGCCCGCAGCCGCTGCTGGACGAAGTGCTGTTCAACTACATGGATTTCCATGTCTACGAACGTCTGTTGCCGGAGCTGGGGTTTGAGGTCGCCAGCAACCTCAATAGCGATGAGGTACACGAAGGCACCCACTTTGCGCTGAATGTGCATTTCCAGCACTACACGCTGACGTCGTCGCTGGTCAGCAATCAGGTTTCGATCCAACTGGACTACAACGAGAACCTGCTCAGCCATGAACAGGTGCGGCATATGGCGGATTGCTACCGGGCGGTGTTCCGGGCGATGGTGAGCGATGAGCAGGCCATTCATACGCGCCAGTCGTTCCTGACCGATGCGCAACGGGCGCAGGTGGCGGCGTTCAGCCACGGCAAACCCGGCTATCAGGGAACGGATACGCTGGCGTCGCTGTTCGCCGAACAGACGGCGCGTCAGCCGGATGCCACCGCGGTGATTCTCGACGACAGACGGCTGAGCTACCGACAACTGGACGGCCACACCACGCAACTGGCGCACTGGCTGGCGCGCCACGGGGTGAAAAAAGGCGACCGCGTCGGGCTGTGGCTGGGGCGCAGCATCGAGCTGGTGGCGGCGATTCTGGCGCTGACCAAGCTGGAGGCGGTGTACGTGCCGCTTAACAAGGAAGATCCGGTCGTCCGGCGTCATGAACAACTGCTGGACGCCAACTGCGTACTGATGCTGGCCCGTCAGGGCGACGAGGCGCAGGTGCAGCAGACGCCGGTGCCGGTGCTGTATCTGGGGGAACAAGGGCCCTGGTTGTCGATGCCGCACACCGCGCTGCCGGTTTCGGCGGATAACGCGTTGCCCGCCTACGTGATGTACACCTCCGGCTCCACCGGCAAGGCGAAAGGGGTGCTGATTGGTCAGCGCGGCATTCTGCGGCTGGTCAGGGAAGTGGATTATGTCGAGCTGGAGCCGTACCAGCGTTTCCTGATGCTGGCGGCGGTGAGTTTCGACGCCTCGACGCTGGAGATGTGGGGGCCATTGCTCAACGGCGGCGCGATTGTCATCTACCCGCATGACGGCGTGGATATTCCCCGGCTCTCACAGTTGATTCAGCGACATGAAGTGGAGTGCCTGTTCCTGACGACGTCGCTGTTCAACCTGTTGGTGGATGAACAACCGCAGGCGTTGCAGGGCGTCAGGCAGTTGCTCAGCGGCGGCGAGGCGATGTCCGCCAGCCACGCGGCGCGCATACAGGCGCTGTACCCGCAACTGGAGCTGGTGAACGGCTACGGCCCGACGGAAAACACCACCTTCACCACCTGCTATCGCTACCGGGCCAACGCGGTGAACGACGCGCAGGGTATTCCTATCGGCCGTCCCAACCCCGGCAACGAGGTGCTGATTCTGGATCGCTTCATGCAGCCGGTGCCGGTCGGCACGCCGGGCGAACTGTATATCGGCGGCGACGGTCTGGCGCTCGACTACCTGAATCAGCGCGAACTGTACGACCGGTTGTTTGTGGCGCATCCGCAGCAGCCTGACCGCCGCCTGTACAAAACCGGCGATCTCGGTCGCTGGCTTGAAGACGGCAACATCGAATACCTCGGCCGTCTGGATAACCAGAACAAGATCCGCGGTTATCGCATCGAACTGGGGGAAATCGAGTCGGTGCTGTGCCAGCACCCCGACATCGAACGCGCCGCCGCCGTGGTGGTGAGCGACGGACCCAAGAAGCAAATCATCGCCTGCGTGGTGCGACTGGCGGACAGCCAGCTCGACAGCCACGCGCTGCGCACCTTCCTGCTGGAGCGTCTGCCGCGTTACATGGTGCCGGGCCGCTTTAACTTTGTCGATTCGCTGCCGTTGACCATGAACGGCAAGCTGGACGTGGCGAGTCTGAAACAGAGTTTGCAGGCGCCCGTCACCCTAAAACCGCAGAGCGACCCGCTGGTCGGGACCATTCAGGCGGTGTGGGCGGAGGTGCTGTCCATCCCATTGCCGGATCAGCAAGAGAACTTCTTTGATCTGGGCGGCGACTCGCTGCTGCTGGCGCGGGTGCACCTCAAGCTGGTGGCTAGCGGCTTCCCGCAGCTGAGCGTGCTGGATCTGCTGAATTTCACCACCATCGAGCAACTGGTGCAGCACATCCGCGGCAACAAGGCGCTGGCGCAGACGCAGGATCGCCAGCAGGTAGAAAGCAGTATTCAGGAAGGACGGCGCCGTTTGTCCGCGTTGCAAGCCAAAAGGAGTATGGGGTAA
- a CDS encoding type I polyketide synthase gives MEKVQSTHGYELAIIGMAGVFPGADDVAQFWRNLVAGVESIRTLSDEELDAAAVPASLRQQEDYQARAADLTQPCAFDAAFFGYSPREAEAIDPQQRVFLEVCWHALENAGYAPDKFDGQIGVYASSAESSYLIHCLMDRPDVLQRVSLSDLQNGNNRDFVSTRVAYKLNLHGPTMTIGAACASSLVSLHFACQALLMGECDMALAGGVHIGMPDKGGYRFGDSGILSHDGHCRSFDADASGMIGGDGAAAVVVKRLQDALDSGDTITAIIKGSAISNDGSRKLGFSAPSVAGQADALQRALLTADVPAGSVGYIEAHGTGTHLGDPIEIKALKEAYQIDNPVPESCAVASVKANIGHLDSAAGVTGVIKAAQMLHYGYIPPAISFTRLNPEIVLDGTQFYIPTEGKAWVSDAVRRAGVSAFGIGGTNAHVILEESRFTRSSGAAPQTQLLCFSGHTPAALQDNIARFHYWFASTPQASLADAAYTLQQGRSDLPYRYSLAVEGREQALSLLVQARPATARVAKEKSALVFMFSGQGSQYPGMMAGVYQQAALFRETVDHCAALLHPLLGRDIRPLLFETDGQDPHSLLYQTRFTQPALFVVEYALSRQLMDWGIVPTACIGHSIGEYVAACLAGVFSLEEALTLVSRRGELMNAMPPGTMLALSIPAAQAREALIDGVTLAASNAPEFCVVSGPAEAIDRMAQRMEERGVETKRLHTSHAFHSPMMDGCLEAFRRAFDNVTLQAPQLPFISCLTGDWISDEQATDPDYWVRQLREPVAFSEGIASLLSYGPSLLLEVGPGKALTGLATLQLDGERADSRVLGTQPDFRHRENDYRQLLSALGQLWQWDIKPDWRAFHRHQSRCRIPLPGYAFQRQVYDLTSLAAPATTASPRAVPAGQRLPLEQWASQPCWRQKPLNAAQRVTWRGRGIVLFMDKTGMAERLAGQLEQLGARVCRVTAGKRFTRKNPLNWVIDPNAPQDLAALASSLEKQTFPLDHLILCWPVSRRALPVPTAIGHYETLLNIARQFAGTERQTPLVLHVVSNGLHAVTPTDRCDPARSLLVGPCRVLEKEFEQLVCRSIDIDAPSRVLFAPAFDRNLAPLLAELAAPGDEPFVALRGGVRYIPSLEQLVAEPADEEQLPVLTHGRYLLTGGFGGIGMTVAQWLAQHYRAHVILLGRGDVPPESHWQQWLDEHDDSNEKSLKIRQLQKIQQLGGTVTVIAADLSNARQVNQALKAVTHAHGAIHGVFHCAGVADGRLIQQRTPADSLAVFKAKVWGTLVLERYFQRRPLDFFVQCSSLAAAVGPMGQVAYCSANAYQDAWATARSRRRTHTRYLSIGWDSWQEVGMAVDSLKKWNSGDTEAVIRHGIRPQEGCELLARLLVRQAPQYVISTRGLPLPDADTPAEDDAQAEEAGQETSLYPRPPLSNAYLAPRDHIEQTIARIWQEKMGLGPIGVDDDFFELNGHSLMAVQIIAQIKQQLKVAFPVGFIYDNPTIAKLAGQARLRQEAAQPALEASV, from the coding sequence ATGGAGAAGGTGCAATCAACCCACGGGTATGAACTGGCGATTATCGGTATGGCCGGGGTGTTCCCCGGCGCTGACGATGTGGCGCAATTCTGGCGGAATCTGGTGGCGGGGGTGGAGTCGATCCGCACCCTGAGCGATGAAGAGCTGGACGCCGCCGCCGTCCCTGCTTCGCTGCGTCAGCAGGAAGATTATCAGGCGCGGGCGGCGGACCTGACGCAGCCCTGCGCGTTTGACGCGGCGTTTTTTGGCTATTCGCCGCGGGAAGCGGAAGCGATTGACCCGCAACAGCGGGTATTTCTGGAGGTATGCTGGCACGCGCTGGAAAACGCCGGCTACGCGCCGGACAAGTTCGATGGGCAAATCGGCGTCTATGCCAGCAGCGCGGAGAGCAGTTACCTGATCCACTGTCTGATGGACCGGCCTGACGTGTTGCAGCGCGTGTCGCTGTCGGATCTGCAAAACGGCAACAACCGCGATTTTGTCTCCACCCGCGTGGCCTACAAGCTGAACCTGCACGGGCCGACGATGACCATCGGCGCGGCCTGCGCCAGCTCGCTGGTGTCGCTGCACTTCGCGTGTCAGGCGTTGCTGATGGGCGAATGCGATATGGCGCTGGCGGGCGGCGTGCATATCGGCATGCCGGATAAGGGCGGCTACCGGTTCGGCGACAGCGGGATTCTGTCGCACGATGGCCATTGCCGTTCCTTTGATGCCGACGCCAGCGGCATGATTGGCGGGGATGGCGCGGCGGCGGTGGTTGTCAAACGCTTGCAGGATGCGCTGGACAGCGGCGACACCATCACGGCGATCATCAAAGGCTCGGCCATCAGCAACGACGGCTCTCGCAAGCTGGGCTTCAGCGCACCCTCGGTGGCCGGGCAGGCGGATGCCCTGCAACGGGCGTTGCTGACGGCGGACGTGCCGGCCGGCAGCGTGGGGTATATCGAGGCGCACGGCACCGGTACCCACCTGGGCGACCCGATCGAAATCAAGGCGCTCAAAGAGGCGTACCAGATTGATAATCCGGTGCCGGAAAGCTGCGCGGTGGCGTCGGTCAAAGCCAACATCGGCCATCTGGATTCGGCGGCGGGCGTAACCGGGGTCATCAAGGCGGCGCAGATGCTGCATTATGGTTATATCCCGCCCGCCATCAGTTTTACCCGCCTTAACCCGGAAATCGTGCTGGACGGCACCCAATTCTATATCCCGACCGAAGGCAAAGCCTGGGTCAGCGATGCGGTGCGCCGCGCCGGGGTGAGCGCGTTCGGTATCGGCGGCACCAACGCCCACGTCATTCTGGAGGAGTCACGCTTTACACGTTCGTCCGGCGCCGCGCCGCAGACGCAATTGCTGTGCTTTTCCGGCCATACGCCGGCCGCATTGCAAGACAACATCGCCCGTTTTCATTATTGGTTCGCCTCCACGCCGCAGGCATCGCTGGCCGATGCCGCTTATACGCTACAGCAGGGACGTAGCGACCTGCCTTATCGCTACAGTCTGGCGGTGGAAGGCCGTGAGCAGGCGCTGTCGCTGCTGGTGCAGGCCCGACCGGCAACGGCCAGGGTCGCGAAAGAGAAAAGCGCGTTGGTGTTCATGTTCAGCGGGCAAGGTTCGCAGTACCCCGGCATGATGGCCGGGGTTTATCAGCAGGCGGCGCTGTTCCGTGAAACGGTGGACCACTGCGCCGCATTGCTGCATCCGTTGCTGGGCAGGGATATTCGCCCGTTGCTGTTCGAAACCGACGGGCAGGACCCGCATTCACTGCTGTACCAGACCCGTTTTACCCAACCGGCGCTGTTCGTCGTCGAATACGCCCTGAGCCGCCAACTGATGGACTGGGGGATCGTGCCGACCGCCTGCATCGGGCACAGTATCGGCGAATACGTGGCGGCCTGTCTGGCCGGGGTGTTCAGCCTGGAAGAGGCGCTGACGCTGGTGAGCCGTCGCGGCGAACTGATGAACGCCATGCCGCCCGGCACGATGCTGGCGCTGTCGATTCCGGCGGCGCAGGCGCGTGAAGCGCTGATCGACGGCGTGACGCTGGCGGCCAGCAATGCGCCTGAGTTTTGCGTGGTGTCAGGCCCGGCCGAGGCCATCGACCGCATGGCGCAGCGCATGGAGGAACGCGGGGTTGAAACCAAACGGCTGCACACGTCCCACGCGTTCCACAGCCCGATGATGGACGGCTGTCTGGAGGCGTTCCGACGCGCATTCGACAACGTGACCCTACAGGCGCCGCAGCTGCCGTTTATCTCCTGCCTGACGGGCGATTGGATAAGCGATGAGCAGGCGACCGACCCGGATTACTGGGTGCGTCAGCTGCGCGAACCGGTCGCCTTCAGCGAGGGGATTGCCAGCCTGCTGAGTTACGGCCCGTCGCTGTTGCTGGAAGTCGGCCCCGGCAAGGCGCTGACCGGGCTGGCGACGCTGCAACTGGACGGCGAGCGGGCGGATAGCCGCGTGCTGGGCACCCAACCCGACTTTCGCCACCGCGAGAACGATTATCGCCAGTTGCTGAGCGCGCTGGGGCAGCTCTGGCAGTGGGACATCAAGCCGGACTGGCGCGCATTCCACCGCCACCAGTCCCGTTGCCGCATTCCGCTGCCGGGCTACGCCTTCCAGCGTCAGGTGTACGATCTGACCAGCCTGGCAGCGCCGGCAACCACGGCGTCGCCGCGCGCTGTTCCGGCCGGTCAGCGCCTACCGCTGGAGCAGTGGGCCAGCCAGCCTTGCTGGCGCCAGAAACCGCTCAACGCCGCTCAGCGCGTGACGTGGCGCGGTCGCGGCATCGTACTGTTTATGGATAAAACCGGGATGGCGGAACGGTTGGCCGGGCAACTGGAACAACTGGGCGCGCGGGTGTGCCGGGTTACGGCGGGAAAACGCTTTACCCGTAAAAATCCGCTGAATTGGGTGATCGACCCCAACGCACCGCAGGATCTGGCGGCGCTGGCGTCCTCGCTGGAGAAGCAGACGTTTCCGCTGGATCACCTGATCCTGTGCTGGCCGGTGTCGCGGCGGGCGTTGCCGGTGCCTACCGCCATCGGTCACTACGAAACCCTGCTGAACATTGCCCGTCAGTTCGCCGGCACCGAGCGCCAGACGCCGCTGGTGCTGCATGTGGTGTCCAATGGGCTGCATGCGGTGACGCCGACGGATCGTTGCGACCCGGCGCGTTCGCTGCTGGTGGGGCCTTGTCGGGTCCTGGAAAAAGAGTTCGAACAGCTGGTCTGTCGCAGCATCGACATCGATGCGCCGTCGCGCGTGCTGTTTGCGCCGGCTTTTGACCGGAATCTGGCCCCGTTGCTGGCGGAGCTGGCCGCGCCGGGTGACGAGCCGTTTGTGGCGTTGCGCGGCGGCGTTCGCTACATCCCGAGTCTGGAGCAACTGGTGGCCGAACCGGCGGACGAGGAACAGTTGCCGGTGCTGACCCACGGCCGTTATCTGCTGACCGGCGGTTTCGGCGGCATCGGCATGACGGTGGCGCAGTGGCTGGCGCAGCACTACCGGGCGCACGTCATCCTGCTGGGGCGCGGTGACGTACCGCCGGAATCTCACTGGCAGCAATGGCTGGATGAACACGACGACAGTAACGAGAAGTCGCTGAAAATCAGACAGCTACAAAAAATTCAACAGTTGGGCGGCACGGTGACGGTGATCGCCGCCGACCTGAGCAACGCCCGTCAGGTCAATCAGGCGCTGAAAGCCGTTACACACGCCCACGGTGCCATTCATGGCGTGTTCCACTGCGCCGGGGTGGCGGATGGTCGGTTGATTCAGCAGCGCACCCCGGCGGATTCGCTGGCGGTGTTCAAGGCCAAGGTGTGGGGCACGCTGGTGCTGGAGCGTTACTTCCAGCGCCGCCCGCTCGATTTCTTCGTGCAGTGTTCATCGCTGGCGGCGGCGGTCGGTCCGATGGGCCAGGTGGCCTACTGTTCCGCCAACGCCTATCAGGATGCCTGGGCCACCGCCCGCAGCCGTCGCAGGACGCACACCCGTTACCTGTCTATCGGCTGGGATTCCTGGCAGGAAGTGGGGATGGCGGTGGACAGCCTGAAAAAATGGAACAGCGGCGACACCGAAGCGGTGATCCGTCACGGCATCCGGCCGCAAGAAGGCTGCGAACTGCTGGCCCGGCTGCTGGTGCGTCAGGCGCCGCAGTATGTGATATCGACGCGCGGACTGCCGCTGCCGGACGCCGATACCCCGGCCGAGGATGACGCGCAGGCGGAGGAGGCCGGGCAGGAGACCAGCCTGTACCCGCGCCCGCCGCTCAGCAACGCCTATCTGGCGCCCCGTGACCACATTGAGCAGACCATCGCCCGCATCTGGCAGGAAAAAATGGGGCTGGGGCCGATCGGCGTTGACGATGACTTCTTCGAACTGAACGGTCATTCGCTGATGGCGGTGCAAATCATCGCCCAGATCAAGCAACAGCTGAAGGTGGCGTTCCCGGTGGGCTTTATTTATGACAATCCCACCATCGCTAAACTGGCCGGGCAGGCGCGACTGCGTCAGGAAGCTGCCCAACCGGCGCTGGAGGCGAGCGTATGA